A part of Mustela erminea isolate mMusErm1 chromosome 9, mMusErm1.Pri, whole genome shotgun sequence genomic DNA contains:
- the LAYN gene encoding layilin isoform X2 has protein sequence MGWRCGPVLSHGALCIRFQRSQTGISLGPAPWAHAGSPWEAWRWRGREGGGQGAGSPPLLAPFARARSLAPRGGHQGRARGGAALPSVTSQRAEDRALAPHPPRLLRVPGPTVLGRCGCRLCICCARCYGSVRSTAVAPRGARSHPSRAMQPGAALQAMLLAALLAGPRGATGRLLSGQPVCRGGTQRPCYKVIYFHDASRRLNFEEANTACRRDGAQLVSIESEDEQRLIEKFIENLLASDGDFWIGLRRREEKQSNSTACQDLYAWTDGSTATFRNWYVDEPSCGSEVCVVMYHQPSAPAGVGGPYMFQWNDDRCNMKNNFVCKYSDEKPTAPSTKPGDERTEPATPMLPEDTGKEDARETFKGNDESALNLAYILIPSTVFLLVVITVVFWVWISRRRKREQPGSSMKEPHTIWPSPHHGDSPDLEVYNVIRKQSEADLAETRPDLKNISFRVCSGEATPDAMSCDYDNIAVDPSESGFVTLASLESGFVTNDIYEFSPDRTGRSKESGWVENDIYGY, from the exons ATGGGGTGGAGATGTGGCCCTGTTTTGAGCCACGGCGCTCTCTGCATCAGATTCCAGAGAAGCCAGACTGGGATATCACTCGGGCCCGCGCCCTGGGCACACGCAGGGTCTCCGTGGGAAGCTTGGAGGTGGCGGGGACGCGAGGGCGGCGGGCAGGGAGCTGGTTCCCCTCCTCTGCTCGCTCCCTTCGCGAGGGCCAGGTCTCTGGCGCCGAGGGGAGGCCATCAGGGGCGGGCCCGCGGCGGGGCTGCCCTCCCCTCCGTGACGTCCCAGAGGGCGGAGGACCGCGCGCTGGCTCCGCACCCTCCCCGCCTCCTCCGGGTGCCGGGTCCGACGGTCCTCGGGAGATGCGGCTGccgcctttgcatttgctgtgcACGCTGCTACGGGTCCGTCCGCTCCACTGCCGTGGCGCCGCGGGGTGCGAGGTCGCACCCGAGCCGGGCCATGCAGCCGGGAGCCGCGCTGCAGGCCATGCTGTTGGCCGCGCTGCTGGCGGGGCCCCGGGGCGCCACCGGCCGCCTGCTGAGCG GACAACCAGTCTGCCGAGGAGGGACACAGAGGCCTTGTTATAAAGTCATTTACTTCCATGATGCTTCTCGAAGACTGAACTTTGAGGAAGCCAACACAGCCTGCAGGAGGGATGGGGCCCAGCTAGTCAGCATCGAGTCTGAGGACGAACAGAGACTGATAGAAAAGTTCATTGAAAACCTCCTGGCGTCTGATGGAGATTTCTGGATTGGGCTCAGGAGGcgtgaagaaaagcaaagcaataGCACAGCCTGCCAGGACCTTTACGCGTGGACAGATGGCAGCACGGCAACATTCAG GAACTGGTACGTGGACGAACCTTCGTGCGGCAGCGAGGTCTGCGTGGTCATGTACCATCAGCCGTCGGCACCTGCTGGCGTCGGGGGCCCCTACATGTTCCAGTGGAACGACGACCGGTGCAACATGAAGAACAATTTTGTTTGCAAATATTCCGATG AGAAACCAACAGCTCCTTCTACAAAGCCTGGAG ATGAAAGAACAGAGCCAGCGACACCCATGCTTCCGGAAGATACGGGGAAAGAAGATGCCAGAGAGACATTTAAAGGAAACGACG aATCCGCCTTGAATCTTGCTTATATTCTAATCCCCAGCACCGTCTTTCTCCTCGTGGTCATCACGGTTGTCTTTTGGGTTTGGATCTCCAGAAGGAG GAAACGGGAACAGCCAGGCTCCAGCATGAAGGAGCCACACACCATCTGGCCCTCTCCTCACCATGGGGACAGCCCAGACCTCGAGGTTTACAACGTCATACGAAAACAAAGTGAAGCCGATTTAGCTGAGACCCGGCCAGACCTGAAGAACATCTCATTTCGAGTGTGTTCGGGCGAAGCCACTCCCGATGCCATGTCTTGTGACTATGACAACATAGCTGTGGACCCCTCCGAAAGTGGATTCGTGACTCTGGCGAGCTTGGAGAGCGGCTTTGTGACCAATGACATTTACGAGTTCTCCCCGGACCGAACGGGGAGGAGCAAGGAGTCTGGATGGGTAGAAAATGATATATATGGTTATTAG
- the LAYN gene encoding layilin isoform X1, with amino-acid sequence MGWRCGPVLSHGALCIRFQRSQTGISLGPAPWAHAGSPWEAWRWRGREGGGQGAGSPPLLAPFARARSLAPRGGHQGRARGGAALPSVTSQRAEDRALAPHPPRLLRVPGPTVLGRCGCRLCICCARCYGSVRSTAVAPRGARSHPSRAMQPGAALQAMLLAALLAGPRGATGRLLSASDLDLRGGQPVCRGGTQRPCYKVIYFHDASRRLNFEEANTACRRDGAQLVSIESEDEQRLIEKFIENLLASDGDFWIGLRRREEKQSNSTACQDLYAWTDGSTATFRNWYVDEPSCGSEVCVVMYHQPSAPAGVGGPYMFQWNDDRCNMKNNFVCKYSDEKPTAPSTKPGDERTEPATPMLPEDTGKEDARETFKGNDESALNLAYILIPSTVFLLVVITVVFWVWISRRRKREQPGSSMKEPHTIWPSPHHGDSPDLEVYNVIRKQSEADLAETRPDLKNISFRVCSGEATPDAMSCDYDNIAVDPSESGFVTLASLESGFVTNDIYEFSPDRTGRSKESGWVENDIYGY; translated from the exons ATGGGGTGGAGATGTGGCCCTGTTTTGAGCCACGGCGCTCTCTGCATCAGATTCCAGAGAAGCCAGACTGGGATATCACTCGGGCCCGCGCCCTGGGCACACGCAGGGTCTCCGTGGGAAGCTTGGAGGTGGCGGGGACGCGAGGGCGGCGGGCAGGGAGCTGGTTCCCCTCCTCTGCTCGCTCCCTTCGCGAGGGCCAGGTCTCTGGCGCCGAGGGGAGGCCATCAGGGGCGGGCCCGCGGCGGGGCTGCCCTCCCCTCCGTGACGTCCCAGAGGGCGGAGGACCGCGCGCTGGCTCCGCACCCTCCCCGCCTCCTCCGGGTGCCGGGTCCGACGGTCCTCGGGAGATGCGGCTGccgcctttgcatttgctgtgcACGCTGCTACGGGTCCGTCCGCTCCACTGCCGTGGCGCCGCGGGGTGCGAGGTCGCACCCGAGCCGGGCCATGCAGCCGGGAGCCGCGCTGCAGGCCATGCTGTTGGCCGCGCTGCTGGCGGGGCCCCGGGGCGCCACCGGCCGCCTGCTGAGCG CCTCGGACTTGGACCTCAGAGGAG GACAACCAGTCTGCCGAGGAGGGACACAGAGGCCTTGTTATAAAGTCATTTACTTCCATGATGCTTCTCGAAGACTGAACTTTGAGGAAGCCAACACAGCCTGCAGGAGGGATGGGGCCCAGCTAGTCAGCATCGAGTCTGAGGACGAACAGAGACTGATAGAAAAGTTCATTGAAAACCTCCTGGCGTCTGATGGAGATTTCTGGATTGGGCTCAGGAGGcgtgaagaaaagcaaagcaataGCACAGCCTGCCAGGACCTTTACGCGTGGACAGATGGCAGCACGGCAACATTCAG GAACTGGTACGTGGACGAACCTTCGTGCGGCAGCGAGGTCTGCGTGGTCATGTACCATCAGCCGTCGGCACCTGCTGGCGTCGGGGGCCCCTACATGTTCCAGTGGAACGACGACCGGTGCAACATGAAGAACAATTTTGTTTGCAAATATTCCGATG AGAAACCAACAGCTCCTTCTACAAAGCCTGGAG ATGAAAGAACAGAGCCAGCGACACCCATGCTTCCGGAAGATACGGGGAAAGAAGATGCCAGAGAGACATTTAAAGGAAACGACG aATCCGCCTTGAATCTTGCTTATATTCTAATCCCCAGCACCGTCTTTCTCCTCGTGGTCATCACGGTTGTCTTTTGGGTTTGGATCTCCAGAAGGAG GAAACGGGAACAGCCAGGCTCCAGCATGAAGGAGCCACACACCATCTGGCCCTCTCCTCACCATGGGGACAGCCCAGACCTCGAGGTTTACAACGTCATACGAAAACAAAGTGAAGCCGATTTAGCTGAGACCCGGCCAGACCTGAAGAACATCTCATTTCGAGTGTGTTCGGGCGAAGCCACTCCCGATGCCATGTCTTGTGACTATGACAACATAGCTGTGGACCCCTCCGAAAGTGGATTCGTGACTCTGGCGAGCTTGGAGAGCGGCTTTGTGACCAATGACATTTACGAGTTCTCCCCGGACCGAACGGGGAGGAGCAAGGAGTCTGGATGGGTAGAAAATGATATATATGGTTATTAG